The following are encoded in a window of Solidesulfovibrio magneticus RS-1 genomic DNA:
- the cbiM gene encoding cobalt transporter CbiM: MHISEGVLSGPVLAGGWALSAVGVGLGLKRLDYDRLMTVAILSAAFFVGSLIHVPIGPVSAHLILNGLLGAILGPAAFPAIAVALLLQAVLFQYGGLIVLGANVFDMAGPAVACAFAFGPLLRRTGKARAVGAFCCGFFAVLLAALLTACALALSGEGFAATAKAIVVAHVPIMLVEGAVTAMAVGFLAKVRPELLAQALTR, from the coding sequence ATGCATATTTCCGAAGGGGTGCTTTCCGGGCCGGTGCTGGCCGGCGGCTGGGCCTTGTCCGCCGTCGGCGTTGGGCTTGGCCTGAAGCGCCTGGATTACGACCGGCTCATGACCGTGGCCATCCTGTCGGCCGCGTTTTTCGTGGGGTCGCTCATCCATGTGCCCATCGGGCCGGTGAGCGCCCATTTGATCTTAAACGGGCTGCTTGGGGCCATCCTCGGGCCGGCCGCCTTCCCGGCCATCGCCGTGGCCTTGCTGCTGCAAGCCGTGCTCTTTCAGTACGGCGGGCTTATCGTCCTTGGGGCCAATGTCTTCGATATGGCCGGGCCGGCCGTGGCTTGCGCCTTCGCCTTCGGGCCGCTTTTGCGCCGCACCGGCAAGGCTCGGGCCGTAGGCGCGTTTTGTTGCGGATTTTTCGCCGTGCTCTTGGCCGCGCTGCTCACGGCCTGCGCCCTGGCCCTGTCTGGTGAAGGCTTTGCGGCCACGGCCAAGGCCATTGTGGTGGCCCATGTGCCCATCATGCTGGTGGAAGGGGCCGTCACGGCCATGGCCGTGGGCTTTCTGGCCAAGGTCCGGCCGGAATTGCTGGCCCAGGCTCTAACCCGCTAA
- the cbiQ gene encoding cobalt ECF transporter T component CbiQ, with protein MIDEPLARGVSPIHALDARCRLAACLLLSLPAALAQGLAAPLGILGLGLLLTLLSRPPLGVVLRRTAAVNVFVAFLWLFVPAATPGEPVWTFHGLTVTREGLDLALLATVKANSVFFCVLSLLATIPAPALGRAMTALGVPAKFSFLFVFTYRYLHVIAEEYGRLVVAARLRGFAPASNGRTYRTYAALLAMVLVRAYDRSQRVYQAMLLRGFHGRFPSLDRFRAGWPDRVFLCLMALAAALAAYGDWISRSGHA; from the coding sequence ATGATCGACGAACCACTGGCCCGGGGCGTATCCCCCATCCACGCCCTGGACGCCCGCTGCCGGCTGGCCGCCTGCCTGCTTTTGTCCCTGCCGGCCGCCCTGGCCCAGGGGCTGGCCGCGCCGCTGGGCATCCTTGGCCTCGGGCTCCTTTTGACGCTGCTTTCCCGGCCGCCTCTTGGCGTCGTGCTGCGCCGTACGGCGGCGGTCAACGTCTTTGTCGCCTTCCTGTGGCTCTTCGTGCCGGCCGCCACGCCGGGCGAGCCGGTCTGGACATTTCACGGTCTGACCGTCACCCGGGAGGGCCTTGATCTGGCCTTGCTGGCCACGGTCAAAGCCAACTCCGTTTTTTTCTGCGTGCTTTCGCTTTTGGCCACCATCCCGGCCCCAGCCCTGGGACGAGCCATGACGGCCCTGGGCGTGCCGGCCAAGTTCTCCTTCCTCTTCGTCTTCACTTACCGCTACCTACACGTCATTGCCGAGGAGTACGGCCGGCTGGTCGTCGCCGCCCGGCTGCGCGGCTTTGCCCCGGCGTCCAATGGCCGCACCTACCGCACGTACGCCGCCCTTTTAGCCATGGTGCTGGTGCGCGCCTACGACCGCTCCCAGCGGGTCTACCAGGCCATGCTGCTGCGCGGTTTCCACGGCAGGTTTCCAAGCCTCGACCGATTCCGCGCCGGCTGGCCGGATAGGGTTTTCCTCTGTCTCATGGCGCTGGCGGCGGCTTTGGCGGCCTACGGCGACTGGATTTCAAGGAGCGGACATGCCTGA